One Helianthus annuus cultivar XRQ/B chromosome 12, HanXRQr2.0-SUNRISE, whole genome shotgun sequence genomic region harbors:
- the LOC110892797 gene encoding uncharacterized protein LOC110892797, producing MLKVSPLKGVIRFGKKGKLKHRYIGPFEVTSKVGPVAYRLKLPEQLAGMHNTFHVSNLRKCLVDEAQQIPLEDVQVDEKLNFIEEPLQIEDRKVKKLRKKEIPLVTVKWNARHGPNFTWELENIMKDKYPYLFK from the coding sequence atgcttaaggtatcacctctgAAAGGAGTGATTCGGTTTGGAAAGAAGGGAAAGTTGAAACACCGATATATTGGGCCGTTTGAAGTAACAAGCAAAGTAGGACCAGTGGCTTATCGGCTAAAACTTCCTGAACAGCTGGCAGGAATGCATAATACtttccatgtatcaaatttaaGGAAGTGCCTAGTGGACGAAGCCCAGCAAATACCCCTGGAAGACGTACAGGTTGACGAAAAACTCAACTTCATTGAAGAACCACTACAAATCGAAGATAGGAAGGTTAAAAAGTTACGCAAGAAGGAAATCCCGTTAGTCACAGTCAAGTGGAACGCACGTCATGGACCCAACTTTACATGGGAACTAGAAAACATAATGAAAGATAAGTACCCTTATCTTTTTAAGTAa